In Thermodesulfobacteriota bacterium, the DNA window CCAGATCCTCTGAACGCGCAGACGCACACGATCCCGGCCTACCAGCTTCCGGATGCGCCGCCGCCCCCGGAGCCGCCTCCGCCTCCGGAGAAACCGCCGCTCCTGCTCCCCGAGCTCCAACCGCCCCCGGAGCCTCCCGAGGACACGGTGAACCCGCCGATCCGGGCGCGTCCCTTCTGCCGCAGATCCACCTGCGCCTTCTTGTACCAGGGCTTGTCCCGAACCATCAGCTTGGCAATGGGATAGCCCACCAGGTACAGGATCAGGACGACCAGCGTTCCGGTGGTGCCGAGGACCACGATGGGAAACATCGCCCAGAAGGGAATCAGGAAGAAGTAGAGGAACCACCCCATGCCCGGAGTCAGCACGCCGAGCACGGTAAACAGCCCGATGATGCCGAAGATGAACGCGCCGATGAGGATCCGCAGCGCAATCGGCATGTCCGGCACGTCGAGGCCGCTCGCGGGCGCAATCCGCTCCTCCGCCCCGCCCTCCGCGAGCAGCTCGGCGGTCGCCCCCTGCTCCAGCACCTGGACGATGGCGTTCACCCCCGCCTCGACGCCGCCGTCGTAGTCTGCGGCCTTGAAGCGCGGCGTCATGAACGTGCGAATGATTCTGCCGGCCAGCAGGTCGGTGAGCGTGGGCTCCAGGCCGTACCCCACCTCGATGCGCATGCGCCGGTCCTGGGGCACCACGACCACGAGCACTCCGTTGTCCTTGCCCGCCTGTCCGAGCTTCCAGGCCTCGAAGACCCGCACCGCATAGTCCTCGATGCTCTCGCCGCCCAGGGTCGGAACGGTGAGGACCGCGATCTGGTTGCCGGTGCGCTCCTCGTGCTCCCGAAGGCGCTGGGAGAGGCCGCGGCGCACGCCCTCGGAGAGGATTTCCGCCTCATCGTTCACGCGGCCGGAGAGATAGGGGACGTCCGCGGCGGTCACGCCAAGGGGCACAAGGAGCCAGACGCAGACCACGAAGGACCACACCAGGGCACTCATGGTCCGCGTTCCTCGATGAGCCCGTCCGGAAGCTCGTTCTCACCCCCTTGCCCGGTCCCGGTGGGTCCGAGGACCTTCTCCACGCCGGTCAGCCCTTGTTCCAGAGCGCTGCCCACCCGCCCGGCCGCCAGGGCCGCGGTCATGGGGGCGATGATCTCCCGCCGCGCTTGCGCGTCCAGGCGTTCCCCCAGTCCCCGATCCGGGAGCACCACCACGCGATGCTCGAAGAGGCTGACGAGCACCAAGACGCCCCGCCGCCCCCGCGTGGCGAACAGCTCGCGGGAGAGAAACAGGGACTCGGCGTATTGGCGGGTCTCCATCTCGGCCCGGTTCCCGTCGAGGAAGAAGCGCGCGAAGCCGGGCAGGACAACGGCCCCGAAAGCGCACGCCGCGCCGGCGCCCAGCGCCAGGATCACGGCGCCAAGCCCCCCCGGGAAGGAAAACCACTCCGGCTGCAACAGCTCCAGCACCACGGCGGCGAGCCCGCCCACGGACGCCCCCAGGGCAAAGGCCTTCCAGGGCAACTCGGGATAGGCATCGCTGCGCTCGATCACCGCCAACACGATCTGTGCCCCGGTACGCTCCTCGGCCTCGGCGGTGCGCCGTTCCAGGTGCTCCTTCTCCTGTGCGGTCAGGTTGTATTTCATCACGCCAAATCCGGATGACCCCTGGAATTTCGTACGTTGTGCCGCCCCTTACAGATCGACCCTGGGCGCTCTTGCCGCGCCCTCGTCGGCCGCAAACGATTCCTTCAGCTTCAAGTGCAGCAGATACTTGTTGGTGAGGTTGTTCGGAAATACTCGAATGGACGTGTTGAATTTCTCCACTGCCGCGTTGTACCGGGAGCGCGCCACATGGATCCGGTTCTCCGTTCCCTCCAGCTGGTTTTGAAGGTCCAGAAAATTCTGACTCGCTTTGAGATCGGGATACCGCTCCACCACGACCATGAGCCGGGACAAAGAGCTGCCGAGCTCGCCCTGGGCCTGCTGGAACTTCGCCAGCGCCTGGGGATCCTCGAGCATGGCGCTCGAGAGTTTCACCTCGGCCGCCCTTGCGCGGGCCTCGGTCACGGCGAGGAGAGTCTCCCTTTCGTGGCTCGCATAGGAACGAACGACCGTCACGAGGTTGGGAATGAGATCCAGGCGACGCTGGTAGGCCGACTCCACGTCTCCCCACGCTGCTTTCACCGCCTCTTCGTTGGCCTGAATGGCATTGTACCCGCAGCCCGAAAGGAGCGCGGCCGCCGAGCTGACCACCGCAAACAGCCAGAATCGGATGCTCATGGATTCCTCCTGCCACTGGGCGGACCGCAACCGAACGTCGCATCCCCGGAAAGCCGGCGTCTACTTGCTGCGAACCTTGAACACGACCGCGCTGATCCGGTCCATACGCACCACGGCGTCGTAGAAGTCCCTTCCGGCGACCTTGGCAAGATGCACCACGATATCCCCCACCGTGGTCACCGTACCCTCGATCGCCTCGCCGGACTCCAAGTGCACGATCACCCGCTTGCCGTGGTTCTCCAGCAGCACGTCTTGGAGGGTCGCGGCCGGGGACTTCAGCTCGTACTTGGGTTCCTCGGCGGCGAGGGGTGGGGCGGACACGGCGAGACACACCAGCGTCACCAGCAGGGCACCGGCTCTTCTTCTTGTCACGGCGATACCTCCCTGGAATGGCAACGGGCTTCGTTTCGGGGGGAGCGAGCCCTTCCGGGAGCCCGAGTCACCCCATGGCGATCCGGACAGCCAGCCCTCGGCAGGCAAGGCTCCCGCACCGCCGCTTGGCGCCCCTCGATCCCGCCCCGTTGCGGGACGGACCACGGCCCGGGCGGGTCGCGTCGTGCCGCCCAAACCTGCGGCCCCCAGCCTAGGTCGAGAGTCGGCCTCGTCAAGCCGGGCACGGGAAGGGCAGGCAGGCCAGCCGGGCCGCGGCTGGGAAGATCGTCGGCAGATCGCTCTCCGCCTCGTGGTACAGGGAAATATCGACGCAGGGGCGACGCATCATGCGCCGCCCCTGCGAGCTTGATCCGCCCCGCCGTCCCCGGGGCGCCGCCCAAGCTTCCCTTTGGTGGCCGCTACCGCACCTCGTAGGCGAAGGTGTCCACCAGGTTCTTGCCCCCGTCCACCGCCCGGGTGGTGATCTCGTAGGTGCCCGGGGTCTTGAGCTCCAGGTCGGCCCCGTAGCCGCCGTCCATGAAGGCGGCCATCGTCTTCTGCTCGCTCCCGCCGGGCCCCCGGACGAGGTAGCCGACCCGCGCCCCGGCCGCCGGCGTCCCGCCGGGGGCCGCGAGATAGACCATCAGGTGGTGGGACTTCATCTGGCTCATGTCGTGGCCCTTCATCTCGACCCCCGCCGCCTGCATCTGGGCCGCGTTGTCGATGAGGTGGTACGCGAGGGCGTAGCCCTCCACGGTGGACTCGCGGATCAAGTCCCCGTGCCGCTCCCCGGGCGCGGCGCCGGCCCCGGGGGCCGCCCCGTGCCCGCCCCCGTGGCCCGCCCCGTGCTGCATCTGGGCGATGGCCGGGGAGGCCGAGAGCAGGGCCAGGGCGAAGAGGGTGCCGGTCGTCTTTTTCAGGATCGTCTGCATGGTTTTCTCCTGTGCTTCTCGCGAAGAGGAATGTGCGCGGCCAGGGCCGCTCCTACGGGTTCGTCCTTCGTCCTTCATCGTCCGTCCTTCCCGATGTTCCCACCGCGGCCTCCAGGTCCGCCCGGGCCCGGCCGGCGTCGGCCCGGCGGCGCTCCCGGGCGAGCTGGGCTTCGAGCCAGCCACCGTAGCTCATGAGGGCATCGGCGAACATCACCTTGCCCGCGCTGTAACCCCGCGCGGCCGCCTCCAGGGCGGCCCGGGTGAGGGGCAGCACCCGGTCGGCGTAGAGGGCCTCCTCCCGCAGGGCCCGGTCCAGGGCGAACCACGCCTCCCGCACCCGGAGCGCCGCGGAGGCCTCTTCCATCGCCAGCTCCTTCTCCAGGGCGGCGAGGCGCTGGCGGGCCTCCCGCAGGTACGCCTCCTGGGTGCCGTACCAGGGCCGCAGCGGCAGCCCGGCCCCCGTGGCGGCCTCCGTGGCCTCGGGGAAGGCCCGGGGCTCGCCGCTCCCCATGCCCATGGCCCCGCCGGCCCCCGCCCGGGAGATCTCGTCCCGGCGGTAGAAGGACAGGTCCAGGTGGAACCGCGGATAGACCATGGTCTCGGCCATCTCGATCATGCGCTCCATCTGCCCCACCATGGCCCGCATCCGCCGCAGCTCCTGCCGGCGCTCCCGGGCCAGGGGGTAGAGGGCCTCCGGGGCAGGTGCCGCGCCCCGGTCCTCGGGAAGGATGGGGGTGCCCACCCGGGTGCCGGGGGCCAGACCCAGGAGCTCGCCCACCTCGGCCTCGGCGTTTCGCCGCTCCTCCGCGAGGGTGGCGAGCTCCTCGCGCACCTTCTCCACCTCGATCTCGGCCCGCAGAACTTCGGAGAAGCTCGCGTCGCCGGCGGCGTACCGGGCCGCCGCTGCCCGGCGCAGTTGGTCCAGGAGGTCGAGCATCTCGCGGGTGAGGGCCCCGGCGCGGTCCAGGTACCCGAGCTCCCAGGCGGCGCGCCGGGCCCCCGTGACCGCGTCGCGCCGGGCGGCCTCCAGGGCCTCCCAGGCGGCGGCGGCCTCCCGTCCGGCGATCTGGCCCTTCAGGGCCGCGAGGCCCGGGAAGGGGAAGGCGAGCGCGGGGCTGTCCGGATCCTCCATGGCGCCGGCCCCGGTCATGAGGCCGGCGGTGAGCACGGAGTACTGGCGCAGCAGCGCCTCCAGGCTCGCCACCTGCCCGAAGGCCTCCAGGGAGGCCCGAAACTCCCGCTCCCGGGCCCCGGCGCCCGGATTGCGCAGGAGGGCCAGGACCTCCAGGTCTTCCAGGGGAAAGTCCCCCGCCAGGGCCGCGGCCGCGCGCTCCGGGTCGGCGGAAAGGGGGGCCAGGCGCTGGACCCGGTCGGCGTGGGGGGCAAAGAAGGAGAGCCGCGGATCCGGCGCCGCCAGAGCCGCCTCCCACCCGGCGCGGGCCTCGGCCAGCCGCGCCAGCTCGGCGCGCAGGGGGTCCTCCTTGGGCGCCGGGAAGGCGTCTCCTGGCGGGGCGGGCGCCGGACGAACCGCGGCTGGCGCCTCGTAGTCCTCCCACTCCCGCAGGAGGTCCCGGTAGCCGGCTTGCGCCGGCAAAGCTCCTAGGAGCAGGAGCGCGGGACCGAGGAAGGTCGCGAACCCAACCGCGCGCGTCATCGCGACGCCTCCTCTCCCGCCGTCTCTTGGCGGGCCGTGAGGTCCCGGCCGGCGAGGCGCTCCAGGCGGGCCAGCGCCGTGCCGTAGTCCGACGAGGCCCGGGCCAGGGCGAGCTGGAAGTTGTAGTGCACGGCCTGGGTCTCGGCGAAGTCCGAGAAGCTCCCCTGGCCCTGGCGGTACCAGGTCTCGGCCACGGCCAGGGCGTTGGCCGCCTGGGGCAGGAGCTCGTCGCGGTAGAGCGCCACGAGGCGCTCGGCGTTGCGAAGCCGAAAGTAGGCCTCCCGCACCCGGGTGTTGGTCTCGTAGAGCTGGCCGTCGCGCATGGCCCGGGCGCTCTCGGCCATGGCCCGGGCCTCGGCCACCCGGCCGGCGTTCTTGCCGGGCCACAGGGGCAGGGTCATGCCGGCGATCAGCCCCACCGAGTCGCGCCCGCCCCGGTCCAGGGGGTCCCGCAGGAGCCCCACGGTGAAGTCCGGGAGCCGCTCGTACCCCATGAGGCGCTCCTCGGCTTCGGCCCGGGCGATGCGGGCCTCGGCGATCCGCACCTCGTCGCGGCCCTCCCGGGCCAGGGCGTGGACCTCCTCCAGGGAGTAGGCGAGCGGCCGCAGCGGCTCCTGCGCCAGGGGCCCCAGGGGGGCCCCGGGGGGCCGGCCCAGGGCGGCGTTGAGCCGGGCGGTGAGGGTCTCCTGGAGCTCCTCCATGAGCAGCGCGTCGTAGCGGAGCTGGGCGAGCTGGGACTGGGCCCGGGTCACGTCCACCAGGGTGGCCCGGTCCCGGACGAAGGCCGTCTCGGCCACCGTGCGCAGGTGCTCCAGGAGCTCCCGGTTGCCGGCGATCACCGCCCGGGCGCTGCGCACGTAGGAGAGCTCGTGGAAGGCCTCGCGCACCTCCAGGGCCACCTCGCGCGCAGCGCGGTCCGTGCCGAGGCGGGCCACCCGGGCATCCGCCTCGGCCACGTCCCCGGCCCGGGAGAGCTTCCCGGGAAAGGGCACCATCTGGGTGAGCCGCCCCATCCACATCTCTTCCATGGGATTGCCCTGCTCCACCATGAGCTCCGGGTCGGGAAGCCCCGTGGCCACCCGGCGCCGCTCCACGGCGGCCCGCCACTCGTGGCGGGCGGAGCGCACCATGGGGTTGGCCCGGGCCGCGTAGGCCACCAGGTCTGCCAGAGCCGGGCCGGAGGCGAGGCGAGCCTCGAGCTCGTCGTTGGAGAGGGGGGACGCCTGGGCGGAGGCGAGGGGCGCCGAGAGGGCCAGGAGCAGGCCGAGGATCACGGCCGCAGGAGCGGCCCTGGCCGCGAACCACCCCAAGGATCCCCCCGGCCTGGGGCCGGATTCGCGGGCAAGCCCGCTCCTACAGGGGTTCCGAGAGGGGATGCCGCCGGGCAGAGGCCGCCTCGAGGTCATGTCTGCACCTCCCCGCCGCCGGACCGAAGCCGCAGCCGCAAGGCTGACTCCTGGACCCAGCAGTAGAGCACGGGCACCGTGAACATGGTGATCAGCACGAACATCATGCCTCCCACGCTGGGGATGGCCATGGGGATCATCAGGTCCGCTCCCCGGCCGGTGGAGGTGAGCACCGGGATCAGGGCCAGGATGGTCGTCCCCACGGTCATGAGGCACGGGCGGCACCGCCGGAGCCCCGCCACCACCGTGGCCTCCCGGATCTGGGCCACGGTCTCGGTGCGCAGCTTCTCGAAGCTCTGCTTGAGGTAGGTGGCGATCACCACCCCGTCGTCCACCGCAATGCCGAAGAGGGCCAGGAACCCCACCCACACCGCGACGCTCAGGTTCACGGGCCGGAACTGGAAGAGCTCGCGCACGTGGGCCCCGAAGAAGTGGAAGTTGCCGAACCACTCCTGGCCGTACAGCCAGAGGAGCACGAAGCCCCCGGCCCAGGCGACGCCGATCCCGCTGAACACGATGAGCGTCGTGGGCACCGAGCCGAACTGGAAGTACAGGATCAGGAAGATGATCCCGAGCGCCACGGGGATCACGATGGACAGGGTGCGGGCGGCCCGGAGCTGGGCCTCGTAGCTCCCGGCGAAGGCGTAGCTCACCCCGGGGGGGATGACGAGCTCCCCGGCCTCCAGGGCGCGGCGCAGGTGGGCCTGGACCGCCTCCACCACATCCACCTCGGCGATGCCGGGCTGGCCCCCGAAGGTGACGTAGGCCGTGAGGAAGGTGTCTTCGCTCTTGATCTCCTGGGGGCCGCGCACGTAGCGGATCTCCGCGAGCTGCCCCAGCGGGATCTGGACGCCGCCCATGCCGGCCACCAGGACCTTCTCCAGTTCTTCCACCTCGCTGCGCAGCTCCCTCTGGTAGCGCACGCGCACGGGGTACCGCTCACGGCCCTCGACCGTTGTCGTCAGCATCATGCCGCCGATCGCCGAGGAGATCACCTCCTGGACGTCCATCACGTTGAGTCCGAAGCGGGCGATGGCCTTTCGGTCGACGGCGATCTCCAGGTAGGGTTTTCCCACCACCCGGTCGGCGTTGACCGTGGCCGGCACGATCCCCGGCGCGCGCCGAAGCAGCCCCTCCAGCTCCATGGCCACCTGCTCCAGGGTCTCGAGATCCGGGGCGCGCACCTTGAGCCCCATGGCGGCCCGCATCCCGGTCTGGAGCATCACCTGGCGGGTCTCGATGGGCTGGAGCTTGGGGGCGGTGGTGGTGCCCGGAATCTGGGCCACCCGCACGATCTCGTCCCAGATATCGGAGGGGGAGCGGATGTGGTCCCGCCACTGCCGGTGGGGTCGGCCGTCCTCATCCGGGACGAGCTGCCCGGTTGCGTCCCGGACGAAGGCCCCCCGGGCCTCGTCGTAGGCGAAGGTCAGCCGCCGGCCCGCCTCGTCGGTGGCGTACTCGGGCTTGTAGTCGATGTAGGTCTCGATCATGGAGACCGGGGCCGGGTCCAGGGCGCTCTCGGCCCGGCCCGCCTTGCCCACCACCGACTCCACCTCCGGGATCGCGGCGATGGCCTCGTTTTGCCGGCTCAGCACTTCCGCGGCCTCGCCGATGGAGGCGTGGGGCATGGTGGTGGGCATCCAGAGAAACGAACCCTCGTCCAGGGGAGGCATGAACTCCCGCCCGAGCCCCGGGAACGCGTGGGTAGCCCAGACCCAAGGGGGCAGGACGCGCACGCGCTGGGCTCCGAGCCCCACCGCTTCGGCTGCAGCCGGCACGAACCGGAACACCCGGTCGAACCCGAGCCACACGCACGCGCCCGTCAGGAGCAGCAGGAGCGGCATGGACAAGAACGCCAGCTTGTGGTCCAGGCACCAGCGCAGGATGGGGCCGTACGCCCGCTCGAAGAGGCGAAAGAGGAGCAGCACGCCGCCGATCACGACAGCCACGAAGGCCAGGTTGCGGGCCATGCCCCGCTCGGGCCCCAGGGGCTCCCAGGCCGCGGTGAGCACCCACCCCACCAGGATCACCGCGACCGCGCTGGCGACCCAGGGGGTGGCCTTCTTCTGGAACGACGTGAAGGCGGCCGCCGCCGCGGCCTTGCGGGGCGCGAAGCGCCGGGCCCAGTCGGCTCCTTCTTCGGCGTGGAGGTTCCACACAGAGGTCCCCACGAGGGCGAGCCCCCCCAGCACCACCCCGGTCCAGCCCCGGGAGAGCCCCCACCCGAGCACGCCGAGCCCGGCGGCGCCCAGGGCCAGGAGAAGTGCCCTGTGGTGGCGCCGCGCGTCGGCCCGGCGGGCCACGAGGAGATGCATCGCCGCGGGCACGACGGTCACCGCCACCACCACGGAAGCCAGGAGCACGAAGGTCTTCGTGTAGGCGAGCGGGGTGAACATCTTCCCCTCGGCCCCGGTCATGGTGAAGACCGGCAGGAAGCTCACCACGGTCGTGGCGATGGCCGTCACCACCGCGGACCCCACCTCCCTGGCGCCCCGGTACACCACCTCGAGCCGATCCTCCTCGGGGGGGGCCTCCTCCAGGTGCTTGACCACGTTCTCGCTCACCACGATCCCCATGTCGACGATGGTCCCGATGGCGATGGCGATGCCGGCCAGGGCCACGATGTTGGCGTCGACCCCGAACCCCTTCATGGCGATGAAGCCGGCCAGGACCGTCAGGGGAAGCATGGCGCTCACCACGAGGGAGACCCGCAGGTGGAGCATCATCACGATCACCACGATCATGGTGACCAGAATCTCGTGGTACAGGGCGTCGTTGAGGGTTCCCAGGGTCTCGTAGATGAGGCCGGTGCGGTCGTAGAAGGGCACGATGGCGAGTTGGCTCAGGGTAACCCA includes these proteins:
- a CDS encoding TolC family protein, translating into MTRAVGFATFLGPALLLLGALPAQAGYRDLLREWEDYEAPAAVRPAPAPPGDAFPAPKEDPLRAELARLAEARAGWEAALAAPDPRLSFFAPHADRVQRLAPLSADPERAAAALAGDFPLEDLEVLALLRNPGAGAREREFRASLEAFGQVASLEALLRQYSVLTAGLMTGAGAMEDPDSPALAFPFPGLAALKGQIAGREAAAAWEALEAARRDAVTGARRAAWELGYLDRAGALTREMLDLLDQLRRAAAARYAAGDASFSEVLRAEIEVEKVREELATLAEERRNAEAEVGELLGLAPGTRVGTPILPEDRGAAPAPEALYPLARERRQELRRMRAMVGQMERMIEMAETMVYPRFHLDLSFYRRDEISRAGAGGAMGMGSGEPRAFPEATEAATGAGLPLRPWYGTQEAYLREARQRLAALEKELAMEEASAALRVREAWFALDRALREEALYADRVLPLTRAALEAAARGYSAGKVMFADALMSYGGWLEAQLARERRRADAGRARADLEAAVGTSGRTDDEGRRTNP
- a CDS encoding TolC family protein, whose protein sequence is MGWFAARAAPAAVILGLLLALSAPLASAQASPLSNDELEARLASGPALADLVAYAARANPMVRSARHEWRAAVERRRVATGLPDPELMVEQGNPMEEMWMGRLTQMVPFPGKLSRAGDVAEADARVARLGTDRAAREVALEVREAFHELSYVRSARAVIAGNRELLEHLRTVAETAFVRDRATLVDVTRAQSQLAQLRYDALLMEELQETLTARLNAALGRPPGAPLGPLAQEPLRPLAYSLEEVHALAREGRDEVRIAEARIARAEAEERLMGYERLPDFTVGLLRDPLDRGGRDSVGLIAGMTLPLWPGKNAGRVAEARAMAESARAMRDGQLYETNTRVREAYFRLRNAERLVALYRDELLPQAANALAVAETWYRQGQGSFSDFAETQAVHYNFQLALARASSDYGTALARLERLAGRDLTARQETAGEEASR
- a CDS encoding LemA family protein, whose translation is MSIRFWLFAVVSSAAALLSGCGYNAIQANEEAVKAAWGDVESAYQRRLDLIPNLVTVVRSYASHERETLLAVTEARARAAEVKLSSAMLEDPQALAKFQQAQGELGSSLSRLMVVVERYPDLKASQNFLDLQNQLEGTENRIHVARSRYNAAVEKFNTSIRVFPNNLTNKYLLHLKLKESFAADEGAARAPRVDL
- a CDS encoding efflux RND transporter permease subunit, with amino-acid sequence MGREERGVATPDRDTLLGKVIRFCLEQKLVVLIGILAVVGWGVAAAPFDWKIGWLPRDPVPVDAIPNLGENQQIVFTDWPGRSPQDVEEQVTYPLTVTLLGVPGVRTIRSLSMFGFSTIFIIFEEDVEFYWSRSRILERLSSLPAGSLPEGVQPGLGPDATALGQVFLYTLEGRDPDGNPAGGWDLHEVRSAQDWYVRFGLLSAEGVSEVASMGGFVQEYQVDVDPDALRAHGVTLTQVLDAVRMSNLDVGARTTEINRVEYVIRGLGFVRSLSDLEEAVVRTGPREIPIRVRDVAVVGLGPAERRGVLDKGGAEAVGGVVVVREGYNPLEAIQHVKEKAAEIAPGLPAKAVVDWEKAARADVERFAREAGFEAFVPGAPDLAQEDWLRWLRANPRDTWPPWVTLSQLAIVPFYDRTGLIYETLGTLNDALYHEILVTMIVVIVMMLHLRVSLVVSAMLPLTVLAGFIAMKGFGVDANIVALAGIAIAIGTIVDMGIVVSENVVKHLEEAPPEEDRLEVVYRGAREVGSAVVTAIATTVVSFLPVFTMTGAEGKMFTPLAYTKTFVLLASVVVAVTVVPAAMHLLVARRADARRHHRALLLALGAAGLGVLGWGLSRGWTGVVLGGLALVGTSVWNLHAEEGADWARRFAPRKAAAAAAFTSFQKKATPWVASAVAVILVGWVLTAAWEPLGPERGMARNLAFVAVVIGGVLLLFRLFERAYGPILRWCLDHKLAFLSMPLLLLLTGACVWLGFDRVFRFVPAAAEAVGLGAQRVRVLPPWVWATHAFPGLGREFMPPLDEGSFLWMPTTMPHASIGEAAEVLSRQNEAIAAIPEVESVVGKAGRAESALDPAPVSMIETYIDYKPEYATDEAGRRLTFAYDEARGAFVRDATGQLVPDEDGRPHRQWRDHIRSPSDIWDEIVRVAQIPGTTTAPKLQPIETRQVMLQTGMRAAMGLKVRAPDLETLEQVAMELEGLLRRAPGIVPATVNADRVVGKPYLEIAVDRKAIARFGLNVMDVQEVISSAIGGMMLTTTVEGRERYPVRVRYQRELRSEVEELEKVLVAGMGGVQIPLGQLAEIRYVRGPQEIKSEDTFLTAYVTFGGQPGIAEVDVVEAVQAHLRRALEAGELVIPPGVSYAFAGSYEAQLRAARTLSIVIPVALGIIFLILYFQFGSVPTTLIVFSGIGVAWAGGFVLLWLYGQEWFGNFHFFGAHVRELFQFRPVNLSVAVWVGFLALFGIAVDDGVVIATYLKQSFEKLRTETVAQIREATVVAGLRRCRPCLMTVGTTILALIPVLTSTGRGADLMIPMAIPSVGGMMFVLITMFTVPVLYCWVQESALRLRLRSGGGEVQT
- a CDS encoding TPM domain-containing protein; its protein translation is MSALVWSFVVCVWLLVPLGVTAADVPYLSGRVNDEAEILSEGVRRGLSQRLREHEERTGNQIAVLTVPTLGGESIEDYAVRVFEAWKLGQAGKDNGVLVVVVPQDRRMRIEVGYGLEPTLTDLLAGRIIRTFMTPRFKAADYDGGVEAGVNAIVQVLEQGATAELLAEGGAEERIAPASGLDVPDMPIALRILIGAFIFGIIGLFTVLGVLTPGMGWFLYFFLIPFWAMFPIVVLGTTGTLVVLILYLVGYPIAKLMVRDKPWYKKAQVDLRQKGRARIGGFTVSSGGSGGGWSSGSRSGGFSGGGGGSGGGGASGSW